Proteins encoded in a region of the Zea mays cultivar B73 chromosome 2, Zm-B73-REFERENCE-NAM-5.0, whole genome shotgun sequence genome:
- the LOC100303807 gene encoding uncharacterized protein LOC100303807 — MGFHLLAFVAARGLMQAFNLSAPLSLRLPLARHLPEALAVLYGVLAAQAAWLNGALARGAAWSHSGSRGGVDEYVRHAMLSVYD; from the coding sequence ATGGGGTTCCACCTGCTGGCGTtcgtggcggcgaggggcctcatgCAGGCGTTCAACCTGTCGGCGCCGCTCAGCCTCCGGCTGCCGCTCGCGCGCCACCTGCCGGAGGCCCTCGCCGTCCTGTACGGCGTGCTCGCCGCGCAAGCCGCGTGGCTCAACGGCGCCCTGGCGCGCGGCGCCGCCTGGAGCCACAGCGGGAGCCGGGGCGGCGTCGACGAGTACGTCCGCCACGCCATGCTCAGCGTCTACGACTGA
- the LOC103645846 gene encoding uncharacterized protein LOC103645846 translates to MLLLAVPAVLAGFLKAFRLAFLLWPLNLALPLARDLPRACITVRAIASFYAAGLRGYVAGARRGVQLLHARRQLGQQQQQLAASSSSSSSSSALGVAWTREDADVVAHAMLAFDDIY, encoded by the coding sequence ATGCTGCTCCTGGCCGTGCCGGCCGTGCTGGCCGGGTTCCTCAAGGCGTTCCGCCTCGCCTTCCTGCTTTGGCCGCTCAACCTCGCGCTCCCGCTGGCGCGCGACCTGCCGCGGGCCTGCATCACGGTCCGGGCCATCGCGTCCTTCTACGCCGCCGGGCTGCGGGGCTACGTCGCCGGCGCCCGCCGCGGGGTGCAGCTGCTGCATGCGCGGAGACAGCTGggccagcagcaacagcagctcgccgcctcctcctcctcttcttcctcctcctcggCGCTCGGCGTGGCGTGGACGCGTGAGGATGCCGATGTCGTCGCCCATGCCATGCTCGCCTTCGACGACATCTACTGA